From Quercus lobata isolate SW786 chromosome 1, ValleyOak3.0 Primary Assembly, whole genome shotgun sequence, one genomic window encodes:
- the LOC115973869 gene encoding UDP-glycosyltransferase 92A1-like: MAEREENIVLFPFMAQGHIIPFLALALHIEQSKNYTVTLVNTPLNIKKLRPSLPPNSSINLVEIPFSSSDYGLPPNTENTDALPYYQVIQLVEAGISLKPSFKKLIENLTEQQGNPPLCIIADIFFGWTASIAKELNVFHAIFSGNCGFGLACYYSLWIHLPHRYVDSDEFSLPDFAEASSIHVSQLAKNIKEADGTDPWSIFHQKKNLPEWVKSDGILFNTVEEFDLVGLLYFRRKLGRPFWPIGPVLLSTKRQARAGKEGGISSELCLEWLNTKPFNSVLYVSFGSMNTISASQMMQLAMGLEASGKNFIWVVRPPIGFDLNSEFKSNEWLPEGFEERIKGSKRGLLVHNWAPQLDILSHKSVSTFLSHCGWNSVLESLSHGVPIIGWPMAAEQFFNVKLLEEELGVCVELARGKSCEIRHEYIVEKIELVMNETKKGNEMRSRACEVMEIIKNAKKDEEGFKGSSVKAMDDFFSAALSMRKKT, encoded by the coding sequence ATGGcagagagagaggaaaacatAGTGCTTTTTCCATTCATGGCACAAGGCCATATTATACCTTTCCTAGCCTTAGCCCTCCACATAGAACAAAGCAAAAACTACACAGTAACTTTGGTCAATACCCCCTTAAACATCAAGAAGCTAAGGCCCTCTCTCCCTCCAAACTCCTCCATTAACCTCGTTGAAATCCCTTTCTCAAGCTCTGACTATGGCCTCCCTCCCAACACTGAGAACACAGACGCTCTTCCTTACTACCAAGTCATCCAACTCGTGGAAGCCGGCATTTCTCTCAAGCCATCATTCAAGAAGCTCATTGAAAACCTCACCGAACAACAAGGCAACCCTCCACTTTGTATCATTGCTGACATTTTCTTTGGATGGACTGCAAGTATTGCTAAAGAGCTCAATGTGTTTCATGCAATCTTTAGTGGTAATTGCGGGTTCGGCTTGGCTTGTTACTATTCTCTCTGGATACACCTGCCTCACAGGTATGTGGATTCTGATGAGTTTTCTTTGCCTGATTTTGCTGAGGCTTCAAGCATTCATGTTTCACAGTtggcaaaaaatataaaagaggcTGATGGTACCGATCCTTGGTCTATCTTTCACCAAAAGAAGAATCTTCCAGAGTGGGTGAAATCTGATGGGATTTTGTTTAACACTGTGGAAGAGTTTGACCTCGTTGGATTATTGTACTTTAGGCGCAAACTTGGTCGGCCTTTTTGGCCTATTGGGCCGGTTCTTTTATCCACAAAAAGGCAAGCTCGTGCTGGCAAAGAAGGTGGTATTAGTTCTGAGCTTTGTCTTGAATGGCTTAACACAAAGCCTTTTAATTCTGTTCTTTATGTGTCTTTTGGCTCTATGAACACCATCTCTGCCTCACAGATGATGCAATTGGCTATGGGATTGGAGGCTAGTGGCAAGAATTTTATTTGGGTAGTTAGGCCACCAATTGGGTTTGACTTGAACTCAGAATTCAAATCAAATGAATGGTTGCCGGAAGGATTTGAAGAGAGAATAAAGGGATCAAAAAGAGGGTTACTAGTGCATAATTGGGCACCCCAGTTGGACATTTTGTCTCACAAGTCTGTTTCTACATTTTTGAGTCATTGTGGGTGGAATTCAGTGCTTGAATCGCTTAGTCATGGTGTGCCTATTATCGGGTGGCCTATGGCAGCAGAGCAATTTTTCAATGTGAAGTTGCTGGAGGAAGAGTTGGGAGTTTGTGTGGAGTTAGCTAGAGGGAAGAGCTGTGAGATTAGACATGAATATATAGTTGAGAAGATTGAGTTGGTGATGAATGAGACAAAGAAAGGCAATGAAATGAGAAGTAGAGCTTGTGAAGTGATGGAGATTATTAAGAATGCCAAGAAAGATGAGGAAGGTTTCAAAGGGTCTTCTGTCAAAGCCATGGATGACTTTTTCAGTGCTGCATTGTCAATGAGGAAGAAGACTTAA
- the LOC115994283 gene encoding UDP-glycosyltransferase 92A1-like: MEQRKENVVLFPFMAQGHIRPFLALAYQIVQSKNYTVNFINTSLNIKKLQPSLPSNSSIRLIEIPFFSSDHGLPPDAENTDAFPQFMGQLIEASHSFKPSFKTLISNLIEEQNGQRPLCIIADMFFSWTADVAHEFGVFNAIFNAGGGYGMGVFHNLWLNLPHLKTDSNEFPLPGFPDSSRIRINQMPEHLRFSKPDDSWIKFMHRVFDEWLESDAFLFNTVEEIDQIGLTYFRQQMNRPVWPIGPVKLTLGSKAGSGKDSGITWELCKNWLDSKPYGSVLYISFGSQSTISLSQMMELAKALEASGKDFIWVIRPPLEFDINSEFNAEEWLPKGFEQRVGVENKGLLVHNWAPQVEILSHKSVGAFLSHCGWNSVLDSLSHGVPILAWPIMAEQHFNAKKLEEEMEVCVEVANGASSEVSHEDMVAKIELVMNETEKGKDMTRKAGEVMDIIKNAKKDEDGFTGTSVKAIDEFFNATMLWREKKKTT; this comes from the coding sequence ATGGagcagagaaaagaaaatgtagtGTTGTTCCCATTCATGGCACAGGGTCATATAAGGCCTTTCTTAGCATTAGCCTACCAAATAGTACAAAGTAAGAATTACACTGTAAACTTTATCAACACCTCTCTCAATATCAAAAAACTCCAACCATCTCTCCCATCAAACTCCTCCATTCGCCTCATTGAAATCCCTTTCTTCAGCTCTGATCATGGCCTTCCTCCAGATGCTGAGAACACTGATGCTTTTCCCCAATTCATGGGCCAACTCATCGAAGCTTCTCATTCTTTCAAACCTTCTTTTAAAACTCTCATTTCCAATCTTATAGAAGAGCAAAATGGCCAAAGACCACTTTGCATTATTGCTGATATGTTCTTCTCTTGGACTGCAGATGTTGCTCACGAATTTGGAGTTTTTAACGCAATCTTCAACGCTGGTGGTGGCTATGGCATGGGGGTATTTCACAATCTCTGGTTAAACCTCCCTCACTTGAAAACAGACTCCAATGAATTCCCACTTCCGGGCTTTCCTGATTCTTCTCGAATACGCATAAATCAAATGCCGGAGCATCTTAGATTTTCTAAACCTGATGATTCATGGATAAAGTTTATGCATAGAGTGTTTGATGAATGGTTGGAATCTGATGCGTTTTTGTTCAATACAGTGGAAGAGATTGATCAAATTGGATTGACATATTTCAGGCAGCAAATGAATCGCCCGGTGTGGCCTATTGGGCCTGTGAAGCTCACCTTGGGAAGCAAAGCTGGTTCTGGAAAAGACTCGGGAATTACGTGGGAACTTTGTAAGAATTGGCTAGACTCAAAACCTTATGGTTCAGTTCTATATATTTCATTCGGGTCACAAAGCACTATTTCATTGTCTCAAATGATGGAGTTGGCAAAGGCATTAGAGGCTAGTGGCAAGGATTTCATCTGGGTTATTAGGCCACCTTTAGAGTTTGACATTAACTCGGAGTTCAATGCTGAAGAATGGttaccaaaaggatttgaaCAACGTGTAGGAGTTGAAAATAAGGGACTTTTGGTGCACAATTGGGCACCCCAGGTGGAAATTTTATCACACAAATCTGTGGGTGCTTTTTTGAGTCACTGTGGATGGAACTCTGTGCTTGATTCTCTTAGTCATGGAGTTCCCATTTTGGCTTGGCCTATTATGGCTGAGCAGCATTTCAATGCAAAGAAGTTGGAGGAAGAGATGGAGGTTTGTGTTGAGGTGGCTAATGGGGCAAGCAGTGAGGTTAGTCATGAAGATATGGTGGCCAAGATTGAGTTGGTGATGAATGAGACTGAGAAAGGAAAGGACATGACAAGGAAAGCTGGTGAGGTGATGGACATTATCAAGAATGCTAAGAAAGATGAGGATGGTTTCACGGGGACTTCTGTCAAAGCCATTGATGAATTCTTCAATGCCACAATGTTatggagagagaagaagaaaaccaCCTAG
- the LOC115994288 gene encoding uncharacterized protein LOC115994288, whose translation MESSTNPDPAALALQIQSLSATVEELTRQNQEMKQQLLQESNRADRGDDEDSNRRRTSTPKEASSDLLREMRKEMDELRNAIKGKTDQSLERIVRKTDSPFTIAVQECPVPSKFRLPQLEPFDGLKDPLDHLNTFRMTLGLQQPPDEILCRSFPTTLKKAAREWFNKLPTSSIDNFEQLSSSFVRHFVGGQRPKRTADHLLTIRQGEKEPLRSYVTRFTRGMLEIDETDDKVHLTTFKAGLKSRDFVASLAKNPPKTMAEALLKAQKYMNAEEALAAIDGVDKSREKKKEKEDDRRGLKRDRADRRNDDGNRRREDKNPHPSKFTPLVMPVDQILTEIRDEPSLKWPKPLHSAPGLRDKRK comes from the coding sequence ATGGAATCCAGTACAAATCCAGATCCTGCTGCGCTGGCCCTACAAATCCAGTCGCTGTCAGCAACCGTGGAAGAACTCACAAGACAGAACCAAGAGATGAAGCAACAACTGCTGCAGGAAAGCAATCGCGCAGATAGGGGAGACGACGAAGACAGCAACAGAAGGCGAACCAGCACTCCGAAGGAAGCAAGCTCGGATCTTTTGAGAGagatgaggaaagagatggacgaactaagAAACGCCATAAAAGGAAAGACGGACCAAAGCTTGGAGAGAATCGTCCGGAAGACGGATTCGCCCTTTACCATAGCCGTCCAGGAGTGCCCTGTACCCTCCAAGTTTCGTCTACCCCAGCTGGAACCTTTCGACGGGCTAAAAGACCCCTTGGATCACCTGAATACCTTCAGGATGACCCTAGGCCTCCAACAGCCGCCTGATGAGATCTTGTGTCGCTCATTCCCTACGACCCTCAAAAAAGCAGCCAGGGAATGGTTCAACAAGTTGCCAACATCGTCCATTGACAATTTCGAGCAGTTGAGCAGTTCCTTTGTCCGTCATTTCGTAGGAGGACAGCGACCGAAGAGAACTGCCGACCACCTGCTTACCATCAGACAAGGAGAGAAGGAACCACTGAGGTCTTACGTGACACGCTTCACCCGAGGAATGCTGGAAATAGACGAGACAGATGACAAGGTACATCTCACGACCTTCAAAGCAGGATTGAAGTCCAGGGATTTTGTGGCATCCTTGGCAAAGAACCCCCCTAAGACGATGGCCGAGGCACTGTTGAAAGctcagaagtacatgaacgcggaaGAAGCCCTGGCAGCTATTGACGGAGTAGATAAGAgtagggaaaagaagaaagaaaaggaggacgATCGAAGAGGGCTAAAACGGGATCGGGCTGACAGACGGAATGACGATGGAAATCGAAGGAGAGAGGACAAAAACCCTCATCCATCAAAGTTCACCCCGCTGGTGATGCCAGTAGATCAAATTCTAACAGAAATAAGGGACGAACCATCCCTAAAGTGGCCAAAACCACTCCATTCAGCACCTGGATTGCGCGACAAGAGGAAATAA
- the LOC115976146 gene encoding UDP-glycosyltransferase 92A1-like, translating into MAQREENIVLFPFMAQGHIIPFLALALHIEQSKNYTVTLVNTPLNIKKLRSSLPPNSTINLLEIPFSSSDYGLPPNTENTDALPYYQVIQLVEASVSLKPSFKKLIENLTEQLGNPPLCILADIFFGWTASVAKELNVFHAIFSGAGGFGLACYHSLWMNLPHRYVDSDLFYLPDFAEASSIHVSQLAVTIKEADGTDPWSIFHQKKNLPEWVKSDGILFNTVEEFDHVGLLYFRRKLGRPVWPIGPVLLSTKRQARAGKEDGISSELCLEWLNTKPLNSVLYVSFGSMNTISASQMMQLAMGLEASGKNFIWVVRPPIGFDLNSEFKANEWLPEGFEERIKGSKRGLLVHNWAPQVDILSHKSVSTFLSHCGWNSVLEALSQGVLIIGWPMAAEQFFNVKLLEEELGVCVELARGKSCEIRHEDIVEKIELVMNETKKGYEMRRRACEVMEMIKNAMKDEEGFKGSSVKAMDDFFSAALSMRKKTKKEQNIVA; encoded by the coding sequence ATGGCACAGAGAGAGGAAAACATAGTGCTATTCCCATTCATGGCACAAGGCCATATTATACCTTTCCTAGCCTTAGCCCTCCACATAGAACAAAGCAAAAACTACACTGTAACTTTGGTCAATACCCCCTTAAACATCAAGAAGCTAAGGTCCTCTCTCCCTCCAAATTCCACCATTAACCTCCTTGAAATCCCTTTCTCAAGCTCTGACTATGGCCTCCCTCCCAACACTGAGAACACAGACGCTCTTCCTTACTACCAAGTCATCCAACTCGTGGAAGCTAGCGTTTCTCTCAAGCCATCATTCAAGAAGCTCATTGAAAATCTCACCGAACAACTAGGCAACCCTCCACTTTGTATCCTTGCTGACATTTTCTTTGGATGGACTGCAAGTGTTGCTAAAGAGCTCAATGTGTTTCATGCAATATTTAGTGGTGCAGGTGGGTTCGGCTTGGCTTGTTACCATTCTCTCTGGATGAACCTGCCTCACAGGTATGTGGATTCTGATTTGTTTTATTTGCCTGATTTTGCTGAAGCTTCAAGCATTCATGTTTCACAGTTAGCAGTAACTATAAAAGAGGCTGATGGTACTGATCCTTGGTCTATCTTTCACCAAAAGAAGAATCTTCCAGAGTGGGTGAAATCTGATGGAATTTTGTTTAACACTGTGGAAGAGTTTGACCATGTTGGATTGTTGTACTTTAGGCGCAAACTTGGTCGGCCTGTTTGGCCTATTGGGCCGGTTCTTTTATCAACAAAAAGGCAAGCTCGTGCTGGCAAAGAAGATGGTATTAGTTCTGAGCTTTGTCTTGAATGGCTTAACACAAAGCCTTTGAATTCTGTTCTTTATGTGTCTTTTGGCTCAATGAACACCATCTCTGCCTCACAGATGATGCAATTGGCTATGGGGTTGGAGGCTAGTGGCAAGAATTTCATTTGGGTTGTTAGGCCACCAATTGGGTTTGATTTGAACTCAGAATTCAAAGCAAACGAATGGTTGCCAGAAGGATTTGAAGAGAGAATAAAGGGATCAAAAAGAGGGTTACTAGTGCATAATTGGGCACCCCAGGTGGATATTTTGTCTCACAAGTCTGTTTCTACATTTTTGAGTCATTGTGGGTGGAATTCAGTCCTTGAAGCGCTTAGTCAAGGCGTGCTCATTATTGGATGGCCTATGGCAGCAGAGCAATTTTTCAATGTGAAGTTGCTGGAGGAAGAGTTGGGAGTTTGTGTGGAGTTAGCTAGAGGGAAGAGCTGTGAGATTAGACATGAAGATATagttgagaaaattgagttgGTGATGAATGAGACAAAGAAAGGCTATGAAATGAGAAGGAGAGCTTGTGAAGTGATGGAGATGATTAAGAATGCCATGAAAGATGAGGAAGGTTTCAAAGGGTCTTCTGTCAAAGCCATGGATGATTTTTTCAGTGCTGCATTGTCAATGAGGAAGAAGACTAAGAAGGAACAGAATATTGTGGCTTGA